In Primulina huaijiensis isolate GDHJ02 chromosome 4, ASM1229523v2, whole genome shotgun sequence, a genomic segment contains:
- the LOC140975756 gene encoding TORTIFOLIA1-like protein 3 produces the protein MQASNSKQAQAREFKHRVLTCLHKLSDRDTHSAAATELESIAKTLPSASLPTFLSSISATDSSDKSPVRRQCLRLVSVLSENHGNFLSPHLSKILTSIVRRLRDPDSSVRTACVAAALSLSSHVTNPPFTSLTKPFLESLFVEQDIHTQTGATLCLAAIIEGSRSVDVGSLRRLLPRLQKLGKCDSFKAKAALLVAIGIIVGVKGVLSNCGKLVIKNLVVCLVEFLSSDDWAARKAAAEALVKIVAVEKDSLSEYKDSCLKSFEAKKFDKVKAAREAMNLLIEAWKEIPDLSGAESPPPGSQSSAKEKANDGCPLVTKSYIGSTKPTPHVRRRIPLENPPCRTTPLSINSPVSTARKGTTFGSNENKSRPAMFRKLDLKKSTLNGNVEIAVPIPTSGSSGASFFYDNPLDKEDSKQFEKPEIRRALFDETGDACQNQRECEDLTHIRNQLVQIENQQSHLLDLLQRFMGNSQIGMQSLEARVHGLELALDEISLDLAVSTGRMSQNNADGSMCCKLPSTNFLTWKLWGRTEGRSSTSRLLTSCGTPAAAAARGIDRNGDDTMPRLENRGYQVQGGLGIIKNPLADTRRA, from the exons ATGCAAGCTTCTAATTCGAAGCAAGCGCAGGCACGCGAGTTCAAGCACCGCGTGCTCACGTGCCTCCACAAGCTCTCTGACCGGGACACGCATTCCGCCGCGGCTACTGAGCTCGAATCCATTGCCAAAACTCTCCCCTCCGCTTCTCTGCCGACGTTCCTGTCATCTATCTCCGCCACCGATTCGTCCGACAAGTCCCCCGTCCGCCGCCAGTGCCTCCGCCTAGTCTCCGTTCTGTCCGAGAATCACGGAAACTTCCTTTCTCCTCACCTCTCCAAAATTCTCACCTCGATCGTTCGCCGACTCCGAGATCCGGACTCCTCCGTACGCACCGCCTGCGTCGCTGCTGCCCTCTCCCTCTCCTCTCACGTCACAAATCCTCCATTTACTTCACTCACCAAACCATTCCTCGAATCTCTCTTCGTCGAGCAGGATATACATACTCAAACTGGGGCCACATTATGTTTGGCTGCGATAATTGAAGGATCCCGAAGTGTAGACGTTGGGAGCTTGAGAAGGTTGTTGCCGAGGCTTCAGAAACTTGGGAAATGTGATAGTTTCAAGGCAAAAGCTGCCCTTTTGGTGGCGATTGGCATTATTGTTGGAGTGAAGGGAGTGTTGAGTAATTGTGGGAAGCTTGTGATCAAGAATTTGGTCGTGTGTTTGGTGGAGTTCTTGAGTAGCGATGATTGGGCTGCCAGGAAAGCTGCGGCCGAGGCATTGGTAAAAATTGTGGCGGTGGAGAAAGACTCCTTGTCGGAGTACAAGGATTCATGCTTGAAAAGTTTTGAAGCTAAGAAATTTGACAAG GTGAAGGCGGCACGGGAGGCGATGAATCTGTTAATAGAGGCTTGGAAGGAGATTCCCGATCTGTCTGGAGCTGAATCACCGCCACCCGGATCACAATCATCTGCTAAAG AAAAGGCTAACGATGGGTGTCCTCTTGTCACCAAATCGTACATTGGTTCTACGAAGCCGACGCCTCATGTTCGGAGAAGGATCCCACTTGAAAACCCACCTTGTAGAACAACACCTCTGTCCATTAACTCTCCGGTCTCCACAGCCCGAAAAGGAACTACTTTTGGTAGTAATGAAAATAAAAGTCGACCAGCCATGTTTAGGAAGTTGGATCTCAAGAAATCGACTTTGAATGGGAACGTTGAAATTGCTGTTCCAATTCCAACTTCTGGTTCTTCCGGCGCctcttttttttatgataatccACTGGACAAAGAGGATAGCAAACAATTTGAGAAGCCCGAGATCAGACGGGCCTTGTTCGATGAGACCGGAGATGCCTGTCAAAACCAGAGAGAATGTGAGGACCTAACTCATATCCGAAATCAACTTGTTCAGATTGAAAATCAGCAGTCGCATTTGTTAGACCTTCTCCAG AGATTTATGGGGAACTCACAGATAGGTATGCAATCTCTGGAGGCGCGTGTTCATGGTTTGGAACTGGCTTTGGATGAAATTTCACTTGATTTAGCTGTTTCAACCGGAAGGATGTCACAAAATAATGCTGATGGATCCATGTGTTGCAAGTTACCAAGTACAAATTTCTTGACCTGGAAGCTGTGGGGAAGAACAGAAGGTCGTTCCTCAACCTCCCGATTGCTTACATCTTGTGGAACCCCTGCAGCTGCTGCAGCACGTGGCATCGATAGGAATGGTGATGATACAATGCCTAGGCTCGAAAATCGAGGGTATCAGGTCCAAGGTGGTTTAGGGATTATTAAGAACCCGTTGGCTGATACTCGTCGAGCTTGA
- the LOC140975033 gene encoding uncharacterized protein — protein sequence MARLYIQDIVRLHGVPVNIVSDRDPRFTSRFWRSFQSALGTSLSLSTAYHLETDGLSERTIRTLEDMLRAILRFGLKSKLSPRFIGPFELLESVGDLSYRLALPPCLSSIHDVFHVSLLKRYVADESHIFHPSEVQLDSDLSYMERPIQILDRKDKVLRNKIIPLVLVPWQRRGTEEATWELESRMGSKHPKLF from the exons ATGGCTCGATTGTACATTCAAGATATTGTACGTTTGCATGGAGTGCCAGTCAATATTGTCAGTGACAGAGATCCTCGTTTTACCTCACGATTTTGGCGTAGTTTCCAGTCAGCATTGGGTACTTCACTGAgcctgagtactgcttatcatctgGAGACTGACGGTCTGTCAGAGAGGACTATCCGTACGCTTGAGGATATGTTGCGAGC GATTTTGAGATTTGGTCTCAAGAGTAAGCTATCTCCGAggtttattggtccatttgagttATTAGAAAGCGTTGGAGATTTGTCTTACAGACTTGCATTACCGCCGTGCCTATCGAgtattcatgatgtgtttcacgTATCTTTGTTGAAACGGTATGTAGCAGATGAGTCTCACATCTTTCATCCATCTGAAGTCCAACTTGATTCGGATTTGTCTTACATGGAGCGACCAATTCAGATTCTCGATCGCAAAGACAAGGTGTTGCGGAATAAGATCATTCCTCTTGTCCTAGTTCCGTGGCAGCGCAGAGGCActgaagaagccacttgggagttAGAGAGTCGTATGGGTTCAAAGCATCCAAAGCTCTTTTGA